The genome window ACCCAGTTTTGGATACAGAGACATGTTGATCGTATTGGCAATCGAAAAAGCATAAAGCGTGTAACCATCTGCCGGTGCGCGCGCAACGAGTTCAGCGCCTACGTTGCTGTTAGCGCCAGGACGGTTTTCGACCACGATTGGCTGACCTAGTGTGTTGCTCATCTTTACAGCAACCAAGCGTGTCAATACATCCGTTGCGCCACCCGCAGAATAGCCAACAATAATTTTGATGGATTTATCAGGCCAGTTTGAACTGGTTTGGGCGTTTGCTGTAAAGGCAGTGGCAAACACTAAGGTGGACAGTAAAGCCAATAAGCCCCTGCGTTTTTCGAAATGGAACGACATGTTTAATCTCCGGTTTTAGTTCTTCATCGCACATGAGATTGCTATCTGTTTATTAATGTGCTGTTGTTGTAGCAAAAATATTACATGATGAAAACTACGCATTGCTGGAAGTAGCTTTACGTCACCATTTATAACACCGCAACACTTCATTTCATCCCGCGCCTTATCACGCTATATTCAGAGCGAAACATCAATTTGGTGCAGTGCACTCTAATGACGCTATTTTCTGCACCAGAATAGATGGCGCACATAATTTTCGATATTCATAGATCTATATGCTCAGAGGTGATCACACTTCATCTGACCGACATTCTTAGGGTTCTTTTTAGGGTTTACGAGCATGAAAAAGAGGTGATGAAGATCAATATTTTTAAAATAATTTATTGCTACACTGGTTTGAAATAGATGTTCAAGTAAATCATTAGGAGATTAGTTATGAAATCCATCGTTTCAGCTTTAGTCCTTGCTCTTTGTTCCAGTCTTTCCTTTACCGTCTCCGCAAAAGATACAGTCAAAATTGCTTATATTGGACCTTTGACCGGCGGGGTATCCGCAAACGGAATAGGTGGCCGCAACTCGGCTGATCTTGCTGTACGCATGAGAAATCAAGACCCTAATGCGAAATACAAATATGAACTCGTTACCGCTGATGATGAGTGCAAGCCAAACGTAGGTGTTCAGGTTGCAACCAAGATTGCTTCTGATAGTTCAATTATTGCTGGCGTCACTCATTACTGCTCAGCTGTTGCAATGAGTACTGTTGATGTTTATCACAAGTTTGGTTTGCCAGTCATGGTTTGGGGCGCAGTTCTCCCGGAGATTACTTACGGCAATGACTTCAAAGAGGTTCACCGTGTAAACGGCACGATGATTAACCAGAATGAGGTTGCAGCTAAGTTTCTGACTGGCTTGGGCTACAAGAAGTGGGTCATCATTCATGACACAACCGATTACGGCAAAGGCCATAACAAATACTTTACTCAGTTCTTGACTAAAAATGGCGGTCAGATTTTGGGTACTTTCGGTGTCACTGCTGACCAACAAGACTTTACCGCTGAGCTCACCAAAATTAAAGAGCTCAAGCCTGAAGTGGTCTACTTCGGCGGCTTAACTCCTATTGGTATTCGTATTCGTACGCAGATGGATCGCCTCGGGATTAAAGCGGTATTCGAGGGCACCTCAGGCATTAAGTCTGACGCCTATATCGAAGGCTTGGGCAAACTATCAGAAGGCTCCTTGTCATTTATTGAAGGCGCGCCTTGGGAAAAATTACCCGGTGGCTTAGAGTTTATTGCGAAGTACAACCAGCAAAAATATCCTGATGCCCCTGAAGCATATGGCCCGTTCGCATACACTGCTGCCAATCTCATCATGGACGCGATTGAGAAGGCTGGTCCGAATCGCAAGAAGGTAATGGATGTATTAAATAAAACGAATAACGTTGAGACCATTATCGGCAAGGTGAGCTTTGATGATCATCGTCAGAACATTGTTCCCTTGATTTCTAAATATGTCGCCCAAGATGGTAAGTGGGTAGTTTGGGAAGATAGCTTGTATGCCAAAAAGCAGCGCAAGTTAGGGCAATAATTAGTTTGTTGTATTTGCAACCGAAGTGAAGAGGGTGGTCGTACATGTCGTTTGATATCTTTTTGCAATACCTGCTTAACGGCTTAATGTTAGGCGTCATATATGCGATTGTTGCTGTTGGCTTCACTCTTTACTTTGGTGTCTTGGATGTTATTAAGTTCTCGCATGGCGATATCTTGATGGTGGGTGCCTTCGCAGGCCTCACTGCTTATATCGGTATTGCGGGTACGTTTGACTCCCCTTGGCTGCAGCTGCTGGTATTAGTGTTAATTAGTCTTTCAGTTGCTGCTTTTTTGGGTGCCGTGATCGCCCGATATTTAATCTTACCTCTGCAAAAAGCGCCTCCCATCAATACCTTATTGGTAACGTTAATGCTGGGTTTGGCGCTACGTGAAGCGGTACGCTTGTTTTACCCAAATGGCTCTAATCCAAAGCCTTTCCCACGGTTGCTGCCAACAGATGGGATTGTTCTTGGTGATTTCACCTTGCGATCTGATAGTTTGATTTTGCTCCTAACAGGCATTATTTGCATTGTTGCTGTTCAACGTTTGATTACCCGCAGCAAGATTGGTTTGGCGATTAGAGCAGTTGCACAAGACAGTGAAACCGCTCGCATTATGGGCATTAACTTTCGCCAAATCGTTTTAATTACATTCATGTTGGGCTCCGCTCTGGCTGCTTTAGCTGGATTAATGAATGGGCTGTATTACAACGAAGTCAATTTCAGTATGGGCTTACTTCTCGGAGTCATTGGATTTTCTGCTGCTGTGGTTGGTGGCCTTGGCAATTTTTATGGAGCAATTGTTGGGGGCTTCCTCTTTGCTGGACTCCAGACAATTGGCGCCGTCTTGTTGCCAGCCATCTTGCCGGATGTCCCTAGTGCCTATAAAGACGTTTTTGCCTTCACAGTCATCATCATTATTATGGGATTAAAGCCAACTGGCTTGATTTCTGAAAAATCAAGCGAGCGAGTGTAAGTATGAAGCTATTAATGACTACTTTTGTATTGGGTTTGCTCTATAGCATTCTATTGCTAGGTTCCGAGAATCAGCTTGAGGTAGGGGGTTTAGTTGCCCTTGCTTTCATTGTCAGTCTGGTTGGAAAGAAAATGGGTTTAATGGAGCGCCTCGCATCGGCGGTCCGCGAGCATCCGCAATTTCCTGCTTATGCTTCAGTTGCTGGCGTGCTCATCACGATGGTGGTGTTTCATAACTCCCATTTTGCTTTACTGATGCTCGCAACAGTGTTGATTTATTCGATGGTGTGCCTTGGCTTAAACATCCAGTTCGGTTATGTCGGCATCGTAAACTTTGCTGGAGCAGCGTTCTTTGGTATCGGCAGCTATACAGTAGCAATTTTGGCCTCCCATACCGCCATTCCTCATCTGGCCATCTTAATCTTGGCTGCCTGCGCTTCGGCTTTGATTGGTTGCATTTTGATCTACCCCGTTTTGAGAACTCGGGGTCACTATGCGGCATTGGTAACGATTGCTTTCGGCATTTTGTTCCGTAATTTTCTAGAGGTGAATGACACTCTTGGCGGCCCCCAGGGAATGAAGATTCCACCGCTGAATCTATTTGGATGGAATTTATCCGATGGAATTGAAATCTTTGGATTCGAAGTTTCCTTTTACATTCCATATCTTTTGATCGCGTTAATCCTGTTGATATTAAGCTTCAAAATCACTCGTAATTTGGAGCGTTCATGGGTAGGCCTCAGTATGGATATGGTTCGCACGGATGAGATTGCTGCATCAACATTTGGCGTCAATATTGCCCACTGGAAAATTGTCGCCTTTACCCTGGGTAACTTTATTGCTGGTATGGCTGGCGCCCTCTACGGGATGATGACTGCCTATGTGGCTCCGAATAACTTTACCTTTGCTGATTCATTGATTCTTGTTTCTATCGTTATTCTGGGCGGCATTGGTAATCCATGGGGAATTATTCCCGCGGCAGCTATTGTGGTTATCCTTCCTGAAAAATTGCAATTTATCCAAGAGTACCGCTTTCTCTTATATGCAATTGTGGTCATCTTGATTTTGTTATTCCGCCCCGACGGCTTGCTCCCCCGACGAATTCGAGAGTATTTCCCTGGGAATAAGGTAGGGGGTAAGAAATGAGTCAGTCTAAAAATAAAATACTAGAGGCTCACCAGCTCACTATGCGATTTGGTGGTGTCACCGCGCTTGATTCTTTGGATCTTTATGTCAACGAGGGCGAAGTGCTTGGGCTCTTGGGCCCCAATGGCTCGGGTAAGACTACATTTTTTAATGTGATTACAGGTTTGTATCGCGCTACTTCCGGCAATGTGACTTTCCGCGGAAAGGATCTTACTGACGCAAGTGCTCAGGACGTATACAGGGAGGCGATTACTCGTACATTTCAGCGCTCCAGATTATCGTTGCCCTTAACCGTATTTGACAATATCGCAATTGGCGATAATCGTCGTCTTAATACCGGTCTTTTATTTAACTTGTTTCAACGCAATCAATTTAAAGCTGAGTATGACCGGGTTGTTGAGCAGGTAAATCAATTACTGCTGACATTTAATCCAAAATTGGCTGGAAAAATATTTGAGCCGGTAGCGAGTCTTCCAATGATTGACCGACGTCGTATCGAGATCTGTCGAGCCTTGATTAGCGAGCCTGATCTACTATTGCTCGATGAGCCTTCGGCAGGTATGACACATGATGAAACCGCTGAGGTGATGGATGATATTTTGCAGGTACGCAGCAAAATTAAACCATTCACGATTATTTTGATTGAACATGAGATGGGCTTGATTCAGCGCATGACCGAGCGATGTATTGTTTTGAATTACGGCAAAAAAATCGCTGAAGGTACTTACGAAGAGATTGTTAACAACCCTGAAGTTCAAGTCGCCTACTTGGGGCAAGAGTAATCATGAACTTATTAAACATTCATAATATTTATACCGCCTACGATCGCATTGATGTATTGGAAGATGTATCAATTGAGGTGAAGCAGGGTGAAATTACATGCATCTTAGGTGCTAATGGGGCTGGTAAATCAACCCTAATACGATCCATACTGGGATTAACCCCGGCAAATCGAGGAAAGATTCTCTTTAAGGGCGTGGATATCACCAGTTTTCCTTCCCACAGAATTATTGAGCAGGGCATTGCCTGTGTTCCTGAAGGGCGTCGTGTCTTCTCTCGCATGACTGTAGACGAGAACCTGTCGGCCGGAGCATATTTGGTTAAAGATAAGAATGTGATTGAAGAGCGCCGCGAACATGTAAAGACTCTTTTCCCCCGCCTAGCTGAACGATCGACACAACTGGCTGGAACAATGTCTGGGGGCGAGCAGGCCATGCTTGCAATTAGTCGTAGCCTCATGAGTTCACCAGATTTATTGATCTTTGATGAACCATCCTTAGGTTTGTCCCCGCTATTTGTAAAAGAGAATTTCAAGATCATTAAAGAGATTAATCAACTGGGAACGACAGTGCTCTTGGTGGAGCAGAATGTACGTCAAACCTTGGCTATAGCCCATCGTGGCTACGTCATCTCCAAAGGCAGGGTGGTTGCTCAGGGTGATGCTCAAGAGTTGGCTGAAAACGCTGAAGTGCAAGCGGCCTATTTCGGATAGACGATAACCATGAAGAATCTAAATCCAGTAGAGTTAACGCAGGAACTCATTCGCTTTAATACGATCAATCCTCCCGGCAACGAGGATCAGATCTGTGAATATTTGCAGGAAATCCTAGAGGCCAATGGATATGAATGTCGCAAGGTGGAGTTTGCCCCGCGTCGTACGAGTCTCGTAGCGAAAATTGGTGCCTGCAGCGCTGATAAACCGAGCATTTGTTTTACTGGCCATGTGGATGTTGTGCCCTTGGGTGCCCGCTCATGGAAGTTTGAGCCTTTTGCTGGCGTGATCAACGATGGCAAGCTGTATGGTCGTGGATCTAGCGATATGAAAAGTGGCGTAGCTGCTTTTGTTGTTGCTGCCATTCAGATGGCCAACCAAGCAAAGCAAGGGGCCGGTGTCAGCATGATTATTACCGCTGGAGAAGAAACTGGTTGTGAGGGCGCATTTCATGTGGCTGCAAGTCAGGATATTCTTGAGTTCTTGGGCCCTGCTGGGTGCTTTGTTGTCGCCGAGCCAACCGCGAATGAGCCATTACTAGGTCATAAAGGCGCCTACTGGTTAAAGGCTAAGACGGAAGGTATTACTGCACACGGATCTATGCCTGAAAGAGGTGAAAATGCCTTTTACAAGCTGGCTAAAGCTGCGTTGACGCTTGAGAAATTCGCCTTCGATACGCCGCCTCACGCATTAATGGGGCAGGGGACCTTAAATGTGGGTACGGCAAAAGCGGGTTTAAACATTAATTCAGTTCCAGATGCCGCGGAAATGACTCTGGATATTCGCACAGTTGCCGGGCAGAGCCATTCTCATATTTATGGTTGCTTGTGTAAGGCTTTGGGGTCGACGGTACAGCTAGATACGATTATTGATATTGAAGGGGTTTATACCCCCGCAAATGATCCATGGATGAAAAAGGTGTT of Polynucleobacter sp. AP-Nino-20-G2 contains these proteins:
- a CDS encoding branched-chain amino acid ABC transporter substrate-binding protein produces the protein MKSIVSALVLALCSSLSFTVSAKDTVKIAYIGPLTGGVSANGIGGRNSADLAVRMRNQDPNAKYKYELVTADDECKPNVGVQVATKIASDSSIIAGVTHYCSAVAMSTVDVYHKFGLPVMVWGAVLPEITYGNDFKEVHRVNGTMINQNEVAAKFLTGLGYKKWVIIHDTTDYGKGHNKYFTQFLTKNGGQILGTFGVTADQQDFTAELTKIKELKPEVVYFGGLTPIGIRIRTQMDRLGIKAVFEGTSGIKSDAYIEGLGKLSEGSLSFIEGAPWEKLPGGLEFIAKYNQQKYPDAPEAYGPFAYTAANLIMDAIEKAGPNRKKVMDVLNKTNNVETIIGKVSFDDHRQNIVPLISKYVAQDGKWVVWEDSLYAKKQRKLGQ
- a CDS encoding branched-chain amino acid ABC transporter permease; this encodes MSFDIFLQYLLNGLMLGVIYAIVAVGFTLYFGVLDVIKFSHGDILMVGAFAGLTAYIGIAGTFDSPWLQLLVLVLISLSVAAFLGAVIARYLILPLQKAPPINTLLVTLMLGLALREAVRLFYPNGSNPKPFPRLLPTDGIVLGDFTLRSDSLILLLTGIICIVAVQRLITRSKIGLAIRAVAQDSETARIMGINFRQIVLITFMLGSALAALAGLMNGLYYNEVNFSMGLLLGVIGFSAAVVGGLGNFYGAIVGGFLFAGLQTIGAVLLPAILPDVPSAYKDVFAFTVIIIIMGLKPTGLISEKSSERV
- a CDS encoding branched-chain amino acid ABC transporter permease, whose amino-acid sequence is MKLLMTTFVLGLLYSILLLGSENQLEVGGLVALAFIVSLVGKKMGLMERLASAVREHPQFPAYASVAGVLITMVVFHNSHFALLMLATVLIYSMVCLGLNIQFGYVGIVNFAGAAFFGIGSYTVAILASHTAIPHLAILILAACASALIGCILIYPVLRTRGHYAALVTIAFGILFRNFLEVNDTLGGPQGMKIPPLNLFGWNLSDGIEIFGFEVSFYIPYLLIALILLILSFKITRNLERSWVGLSMDMVRTDEIAASTFGVNIAHWKIVAFTLGNFIAGMAGALYGMMTAYVAPNNFTFADSLILVSIVILGGIGNPWGIIPAAAIVVILPEKLQFIQEYRFLLYAIVVILILLFRPDGLLPRRIREYFPGNKVGGKK
- a CDS encoding ABC transporter ATP-binding protein — encoded protein: MSQSKNKILEAHQLTMRFGGVTALDSLDLYVNEGEVLGLLGPNGSGKTTFFNVITGLYRATSGNVTFRGKDLTDASAQDVYREAITRTFQRSRLSLPLTVFDNIAIGDNRRLNTGLLFNLFQRNQFKAEYDRVVEQVNQLLLTFNPKLAGKIFEPVASLPMIDRRRIEICRALISEPDLLLLDEPSAGMTHDETAEVMDDILQVRSKIKPFTIILIEHEMGLIQRMTERCIVLNYGKKIAEGTYEEIVNNPEVQVAYLGQE
- a CDS encoding ABC transporter ATP-binding protein — its product is MNLLNIHNIYTAYDRIDVLEDVSIEVKQGEITCILGANGAGKSTLIRSILGLTPANRGKILFKGVDITSFPSHRIIEQGIACVPEGRRVFSRMTVDENLSAGAYLVKDKNVIEERREHVKTLFPRLAERSTQLAGTMSGGEQAMLAISRSLMSSPDLLIFDEPSLGLSPLFVKENFKIIKEINQLGTTVLLVEQNVRQTLAIAHRGYVISKGRVVAQGDAQELAENAEVQAAYFG
- a CDS encoding M20 family metallopeptidase encodes the protein MKNLNPVELTQELIRFNTINPPGNEDQICEYLQEILEANGYECRKVEFAPRRTSLVAKIGACSADKPSICFTGHVDVVPLGARSWKFEPFAGVINDGKLYGRGSSDMKSGVAAFVVAAIQMANQAKQGAGVSMIITAGEETGCEGAFHVAASQDILEFLGPAGCFVVAEPTANEPLLGHKGAYWLKAKTEGITAHGSMPERGENAFYKLAKAALTLEKFAFDTPPHALMGQGTLNVGTAKAGLNINSVPDAAEMTLDIRTVAGQSHSHIYGCLCKALGSTVQLDTIIDIEGVYTPANDPWMKKVFDHCESINGVRPIEKTVSYFTDASALKSAIGNPPTVILGPGQPEMAHQTDEFCYVDKIEDATKLFANLIADWQRS